One part of the Trichoplusia ni isolate ovarian cell line Hi5 chromosome 2, tn1, whole genome shotgun sequence genome encodes these proteins:
- the LOC113505767 gene encoding sterile alpha and TIR motif-containing protein 1 isoform X2, protein MGNVQCCASGRFPKGKPPNKPKDKKKTKGLKGITKKSNGVGSGKGNGAVQKVVTMAEDGSEKAAPAEAVVQALPAAADVQDGALPRLQDSAAQQAAPSDCESDSPRSESMAAARERFFGQIPEFSLDGNSSVKQNGSAKDLASVMENLKKSSLVSRQNQSLNAQVTSSSSQQMVSSTTSSSASSSQRLQSSSQRLAHMATTERKASSMKSDLTELKSSISEMKNLSNSAAKNFGQRFRSSMENIVDQDDMGDRNLPVIRDLSEMDDMGDMSDMGELSGEGPLVTFPESDTPPPITEKPSLLSSNTAVVGANAASNELKYSAARVTSASSTRVVADGYSASRSASNSTKMRRVQHGELQYAERSAASASHRLLQAEGLTAEQNAASLQEQRSLKAGELTAQEANNMSATSSRLQTEAFSAEKMSMASAQARQTVTSSGMFSHKEHSSVAHSNMTISSKNLSTKSTLHTSSQMSQLLNGTIKPGDEDLTNLTFEDLDKLNSNSNQKDVEMAIQKYSSRMNAFITSIKNNQIEMKNASVHFKKLNDMLRRAWAVPTYGHELGYSLCNTLRESGGLDILMANCLEYNNPELQFSSAKLLEQCLTTENRAHVVENGLEKVVNVACSCSKHANSVDHSRTGTGILEHLFKHSESTCGDVIKLGGLDAVLFECRKNDVETLRHCATALANLSLYGGAENQEAMIKRKVPMWLFPLAFHNDDNIKYYACLAIAVLVANKEIEAAVLKSGTLNLVEPFVTSHNPSEFAKSNLAHAHGQSKNWLKRLVPVLSSKREEARNLAAFHFCMEAGIKKQQGNTEIFREIGAIESLKKVASCPNAVASKYAAQALRLVGEEVPHKLSQQVPLWSIEDVREWVKQIGFSEYATNFYESKVDGDLLLQITEENLKEDIGLQNGIRRKRFTRELQQLKKMADYTSRDTSSLNDFLQGIGPEYTIYTYSMLNAGVDKESIRGLSDEQLENECRIVNSIHRLRILNAIKEYENSLPSKGEENMEKNLDVFVSYRRSNGSQLASLLKVHLQLRGFTVFIDVERLEAGKFDNNLLQSIRQAKHFLLVLTPNALDRCKTDSDRKDWVHRETVAALQSQCNIVPIIDNFEWPKAEELPEDMRAVCHFNGVRWIHDYQDACVDKLESFLRGKSNIANRLDGPLRGRGDTQTPGTATIGRGPPNYQRMASCESRGSDKAD, encoded by the exons ATTCCAGAGTTTTCTCTGGATGGGAACAGCAGTGTGAAACAGAACGGCAGCGCCAAAGACCTGGCTTCCGTGATGGAGAACCTGAAGAAAAGCAGCCTGGTTTCGCGCCAGAACCAATCGCTCAATGCTCAGGTCACCAGCTCTTCCTCACAACAG ATGGTATCCAGCACGACTTCAAGCAGTGCGTCATCGAGCCAAAGGCTGCAAAGCTCATCGCAACGACTGGCGCACATGGCCACAACCGAGAGAAAAGCAAGTTCTATGAAGTCTGATTTAACTGAACTCAAAAGTTCTATTTCTGAAATGAAGAACCTTAGCAACTCCGCAGCGAAAAATTTCGGCCAAAG ATTTAGAAGTTCAATGGAGAACATAGTCGATCAAGATGATATGGGGGACCGGAATTTGCCCGTCATTCGAGATCTGAGTGAAATGGACGACATGGGTGATATGAGTGACATGGGTGAACTCTCAGGCGAAGGCCCATTAGTCACATTCCCAGAATCAGACACACCACCACCAATAACAGAAAAACCATCATTGTTATCCAGCAACACTGCGGTTGTTGGGGCTAATGCAGCTAGCAATGAGCTCAAATATAGTGCAGCACGGGTAACATCCGCAAGCTCAACCCGGGTCGTCGCCGATGGATACAGTGCTTCAAGATCTGCGTCTAACAGTACAAAAATGCGTCGAGTGCAGCATGGGGAATTACAATACGCCGAACGTAGCGCAGCGAGTGCATCTCACAGATTACTGCAAGCCGAGGGTCTTACCGCAGAACAAAATGCAGCATCGCTTCAA GAGCAACGTTCGTTGAAAGCCGGTGAACTAACAGCACAAGAGGCAAATAACATGTCAGCTACAAGTTCAAGACTACAGACAGAAGCCTTCAGCGCCGAGAAGATGTCTATGGCTTCTGCTCAAGCTCGTCAGACAGTTACCTCCAGCGGAATGTTTAGTCACAAGGAGCACTCCAGTGTTGCTCACTCCAATATGACGATCTCCAGTAAAAACCTATCAACCAAATCCACTCTTCACACCAGCTCCCAA atgaGTCAATTATTAAATGGAACAATAAAGCCAGGTGACGAAGATCTTACAAATTTAACGTTCGAAGATTTGGACAAGCTTAACAGcaattcaaatcaaaaagaTGTAGAAATGgccatacaaaaatattcatcaagaATGAATGCATTTATTAcgtcgataaaaaataatcaaatagaaatgaaaaatgCATCAGTTCATTTCAAGAAACTGAATGACATGTTACGAAGAGCATGGGCGGTGCCAACGTACGGCCATGAACTCGGGTATTCTCTGTGTAACACACTAAGAGAATCTGGTGGGCTTGACATACTAATGGCCAATTGTTTAGAGTATAATAACCCGGAATTACAGTTCTCTTCAGCAAAACTGCTTGAACAATGTCTCACAACTGAAAACAGAGCTCATGTTGTAGAAAACGGTCTTGAAAAAGTAGTCAATGTCGCCTGTTCTTGTTCAAAACATGCTAATTCAGTTGATCATTCAAGAACAGGTACCGGAATACTGGAACACCTATTCAAACACAGTGAAAGCACATGCGGTGACGTCATTAAATTGGGAGGTTTAGACGCAGTCTTGTTTGAATGCAGGAAAAATGATGTGGAAACACTAAGGCACTGCGCAACTGCACTTGCTAATTTATCCTTGTATGGTGGAGCTGAAAACCAAGAAGCGATGATTAAAAGGAAAGTACCGATGTGGCTCTTCCCATTAGCTTTTCACAACGATGACAACATCAAGTACTATGCCTGTTTAGCCATTGCAGTTTTAGTTGCTAACAAAGAAATAGAGGCGGCAGTTCTTAAATCAGGCACATTGAATTTAGTAGAACCATTCGTAACCTCGCACAATCCGTCAGAATTTGCCAAATCAAATCTTGCACACGCCCATGGTCAGAGTAAAAACTGGTTAAAAAGATTAGTGCCAGTATTAAGTTCCAAAAGAGAAGAAGCGAGAAATTTAGCAGCTTTCCACTTTTGCATGGAGGCTGGAATAAAGAAGCAACAAGGAAACACGGAAATATTTCGAGAAATTGGAGCTATTGAATCATTGAAAAAAGTAGCTAGCTGTCCGAATGCAGTCGCTTCTAAATATGCAGCACAAGCCTTACGGCTAGTTGGCGAGGAAGTGCCTCATAAGTTATCTCAACAAGTTCCTTTATGGTCTATTGAAGACGTAAGAGAGTGGGTAAAGCAAATAGGTTTCTCAGAATATGCCACAAACTTTTATGAAAGTAAAGTTGATGGAGATTTGTTACTACAGATAACTGAAGAAAATCTTAAGGAGGACATTGGTCTGCAAAATGGAATCAGACGGAAAag ATTCACGAGAGAACTTCAACAACTCAAGAAAATGGCTGACTACACTTCAAGAGACACAAGTAGTCTTAATGATTTTCTGCAAGGCATCGGTCCCGAATACACTATTTATACATATTCCATGTTAAACGCTGGCGTTGACAAGGAATCTATTCGGGGACTAAGTGATGAACAACTGGAAAACGAATGTCGCATTGTCAATAGTATACATAGATTAAGAATTTTGAATGCAATTAAAG aataCGAAAACAGTTTACCAAGCAAAGGCGAAGAAAACATGGAGAAAAATTTGGATGTTTTCGTTAGCTACCGAAGATCTAACGGTTCGCAGTTGGCAAGTTTGCTCAAAGTCCATCTTCAACTCCGAGGATTTACAGTGTTCATAGACGTTGAGCGACTGGAAGCTGGCAAGTTTGACAACAATCTGCTGCAGAGCATAAGGCAGGCGAAACACTTCTTGCTCGTTCTTACCCCAAATGCACTCGACAGGTGTAAAACAGACAGCGATAGAAAAGACTGGGTTCACAGG gagACAGTAGCAGCCTTACAGTCACAGTGCAATATTGTACCAATTATCGATAACTTCGAATGGcctaaagctgaagagcttccAGAGGACATGAGAGCAGTTTGTCATTTCAATGGAGTCCGGTGGATTCATGATTACCAAGATGCATGTGTTGATAAATTAGAAAG TTTCCTCCGAGGAAAGTCAAATATCGCCAATCGCCTTGACGGTCCACTGAGAGGCCGCGGTGACACGCAAACACCTGGAACCGCCACTATCGGACGAGGACCACCGAACTACCAACGCATGGCTTCCTGCGAAAGCCGAGGGAGCGATAAAGCAGATTGA
- the LOC113505767 gene encoding sterile alpha and TIR motif-containing protein 1 isoform X1, producing the protein MGNVQCCASGRFPKGKPPNKPKDKKKTKGLKGITKKSNGVGSGKGNGAVQKVVTMAEDGSEKAAPAEAVVQALPAAADVQDGALPRLQDSAAQQAAPSDCESDSPRSESMAAARERFFGQVRSEESLLAPETTTNSARWIPEFSLDGNSSVKQNGSAKDLASVMENLKKSSLVSRQNQSLNAQVTSSSSQQMVSSTTSSSASSSQRLQSSSQRLAHMATTERKASSMKSDLTELKSSISEMKNLSNSAAKNFGQRFRSSMENIVDQDDMGDRNLPVIRDLSEMDDMGDMSDMGELSGEGPLVTFPESDTPPPITEKPSLLSSNTAVVGANAASNELKYSAARVTSASSTRVVADGYSASRSASNSTKMRRVQHGELQYAERSAASASHRLLQAEGLTAEQNAASLQEQRSLKAGELTAQEANNMSATSSRLQTEAFSAEKMSMASAQARQTVTSSGMFSHKEHSSVAHSNMTISSKNLSTKSTLHTSSQMSQLLNGTIKPGDEDLTNLTFEDLDKLNSNSNQKDVEMAIQKYSSRMNAFITSIKNNQIEMKNASVHFKKLNDMLRRAWAVPTYGHELGYSLCNTLRESGGLDILMANCLEYNNPELQFSSAKLLEQCLTTENRAHVVENGLEKVVNVACSCSKHANSVDHSRTGTGILEHLFKHSESTCGDVIKLGGLDAVLFECRKNDVETLRHCATALANLSLYGGAENQEAMIKRKVPMWLFPLAFHNDDNIKYYACLAIAVLVANKEIEAAVLKSGTLNLVEPFVTSHNPSEFAKSNLAHAHGQSKNWLKRLVPVLSSKREEARNLAAFHFCMEAGIKKQQGNTEIFREIGAIESLKKVASCPNAVASKYAAQALRLVGEEVPHKLSQQVPLWSIEDVREWVKQIGFSEYATNFYESKVDGDLLLQITEENLKEDIGLQNGIRRKRFTRELQQLKKMADYTSRDTSSLNDFLQGIGPEYTIYTYSMLNAGVDKESIRGLSDEQLENECRIVNSIHRLRILNAIKEYENSLPSKGEENMEKNLDVFVSYRRSNGSQLASLLKVHLQLRGFTVFIDVERLEAGKFDNNLLQSIRQAKHFLLVLTPNALDRCKTDSDRKDWVHRETVAALQSQCNIVPIIDNFEWPKAEELPEDMRAVCHFNGVRWIHDYQDACVDKLESFLRGKSNIANRLDGPLRGRGDTQTPGTATIGRGPPNYQRMASCESRGSDKAD; encoded by the exons GTACGTTCGGAGGAGTCCCTTCTTGCTCCAGAAACGACAACAAATAGTGCACGATGG ATTCCAGAGTTTTCTCTGGATGGGAACAGCAGTGTGAAACAGAACGGCAGCGCCAAAGACCTGGCTTCCGTGATGGAGAACCTGAAGAAAAGCAGCCTGGTTTCGCGCCAGAACCAATCGCTCAATGCTCAGGTCACCAGCTCTTCCTCACAACAG ATGGTATCCAGCACGACTTCAAGCAGTGCGTCATCGAGCCAAAGGCTGCAAAGCTCATCGCAACGACTGGCGCACATGGCCACAACCGAGAGAAAAGCAAGTTCTATGAAGTCTGATTTAACTGAACTCAAAAGTTCTATTTCTGAAATGAAGAACCTTAGCAACTCCGCAGCGAAAAATTTCGGCCAAAG ATTTAGAAGTTCAATGGAGAACATAGTCGATCAAGATGATATGGGGGACCGGAATTTGCCCGTCATTCGAGATCTGAGTGAAATGGACGACATGGGTGATATGAGTGACATGGGTGAACTCTCAGGCGAAGGCCCATTAGTCACATTCCCAGAATCAGACACACCACCACCAATAACAGAAAAACCATCATTGTTATCCAGCAACACTGCGGTTGTTGGGGCTAATGCAGCTAGCAATGAGCTCAAATATAGTGCAGCACGGGTAACATCCGCAAGCTCAACCCGGGTCGTCGCCGATGGATACAGTGCTTCAAGATCTGCGTCTAACAGTACAAAAATGCGTCGAGTGCAGCATGGGGAATTACAATACGCCGAACGTAGCGCAGCGAGTGCATCTCACAGATTACTGCAAGCCGAGGGTCTTACCGCAGAACAAAATGCAGCATCGCTTCAA GAGCAACGTTCGTTGAAAGCCGGTGAACTAACAGCACAAGAGGCAAATAACATGTCAGCTACAAGTTCAAGACTACAGACAGAAGCCTTCAGCGCCGAGAAGATGTCTATGGCTTCTGCTCAAGCTCGTCAGACAGTTACCTCCAGCGGAATGTTTAGTCACAAGGAGCACTCCAGTGTTGCTCACTCCAATATGACGATCTCCAGTAAAAACCTATCAACCAAATCCACTCTTCACACCAGCTCCCAA atgaGTCAATTATTAAATGGAACAATAAAGCCAGGTGACGAAGATCTTACAAATTTAACGTTCGAAGATTTGGACAAGCTTAACAGcaattcaaatcaaaaagaTGTAGAAATGgccatacaaaaatattcatcaagaATGAATGCATTTATTAcgtcgataaaaaataatcaaatagaaatgaaaaatgCATCAGTTCATTTCAAGAAACTGAATGACATGTTACGAAGAGCATGGGCGGTGCCAACGTACGGCCATGAACTCGGGTATTCTCTGTGTAACACACTAAGAGAATCTGGTGGGCTTGACATACTAATGGCCAATTGTTTAGAGTATAATAACCCGGAATTACAGTTCTCTTCAGCAAAACTGCTTGAACAATGTCTCACAACTGAAAACAGAGCTCATGTTGTAGAAAACGGTCTTGAAAAAGTAGTCAATGTCGCCTGTTCTTGTTCAAAACATGCTAATTCAGTTGATCATTCAAGAACAGGTACCGGAATACTGGAACACCTATTCAAACACAGTGAAAGCACATGCGGTGACGTCATTAAATTGGGAGGTTTAGACGCAGTCTTGTTTGAATGCAGGAAAAATGATGTGGAAACACTAAGGCACTGCGCAACTGCACTTGCTAATTTATCCTTGTATGGTGGAGCTGAAAACCAAGAAGCGATGATTAAAAGGAAAGTACCGATGTGGCTCTTCCCATTAGCTTTTCACAACGATGACAACATCAAGTACTATGCCTGTTTAGCCATTGCAGTTTTAGTTGCTAACAAAGAAATAGAGGCGGCAGTTCTTAAATCAGGCACATTGAATTTAGTAGAACCATTCGTAACCTCGCACAATCCGTCAGAATTTGCCAAATCAAATCTTGCACACGCCCATGGTCAGAGTAAAAACTGGTTAAAAAGATTAGTGCCAGTATTAAGTTCCAAAAGAGAAGAAGCGAGAAATTTAGCAGCTTTCCACTTTTGCATGGAGGCTGGAATAAAGAAGCAACAAGGAAACACGGAAATATTTCGAGAAATTGGAGCTATTGAATCATTGAAAAAAGTAGCTAGCTGTCCGAATGCAGTCGCTTCTAAATATGCAGCACAAGCCTTACGGCTAGTTGGCGAGGAAGTGCCTCATAAGTTATCTCAACAAGTTCCTTTATGGTCTATTGAAGACGTAAGAGAGTGGGTAAAGCAAATAGGTTTCTCAGAATATGCCACAAACTTTTATGAAAGTAAAGTTGATGGAGATTTGTTACTACAGATAACTGAAGAAAATCTTAAGGAGGACATTGGTCTGCAAAATGGAATCAGACGGAAAag ATTCACGAGAGAACTTCAACAACTCAAGAAAATGGCTGACTACACTTCAAGAGACACAAGTAGTCTTAATGATTTTCTGCAAGGCATCGGTCCCGAATACACTATTTATACATATTCCATGTTAAACGCTGGCGTTGACAAGGAATCTATTCGGGGACTAAGTGATGAACAACTGGAAAACGAATGTCGCATTGTCAATAGTATACATAGATTAAGAATTTTGAATGCAATTAAAG aataCGAAAACAGTTTACCAAGCAAAGGCGAAGAAAACATGGAGAAAAATTTGGATGTTTTCGTTAGCTACCGAAGATCTAACGGTTCGCAGTTGGCAAGTTTGCTCAAAGTCCATCTTCAACTCCGAGGATTTACAGTGTTCATAGACGTTGAGCGACTGGAAGCTGGCAAGTTTGACAACAATCTGCTGCAGAGCATAAGGCAGGCGAAACACTTCTTGCTCGTTCTTACCCCAAATGCACTCGACAGGTGTAAAACAGACAGCGATAGAAAAGACTGGGTTCACAGG gagACAGTAGCAGCCTTACAGTCACAGTGCAATATTGTACCAATTATCGATAACTTCGAATGGcctaaagctgaagagcttccAGAGGACATGAGAGCAGTTTGTCATTTCAATGGAGTCCGGTGGATTCATGATTACCAAGATGCATGTGTTGATAAATTAGAAAG TTTCCTCCGAGGAAAGTCAAATATCGCCAATCGCCTTGACGGTCCACTGAGAGGCCGCGGTGACACGCAAACACCTGGAACCGCCACTATCGGACGAGGACCACCGAACTACCAACGCATGGCTTCCTGCGAAAGCCGAGGGAGCGATAAAGCAGATTGA
- the LOC113505767 gene encoding sterile alpha and TIR motif-containing protein 1 isoform X3, translating into MVVTKVDNMASYSTYTGKPKIFFPKKVRSEESLLAPETTTNSARWIPEFSLDGNSSVKQNGSAKDLASVMENLKKSSLVSRQNQSLNAQVTSSSSQQMVSSTTSSSASSSQRLQSSSQRLAHMATTERKASSMKSDLTELKSSISEMKNLSNSAAKNFGQRFRSSMENIVDQDDMGDRNLPVIRDLSEMDDMGDMSDMGELSGEGPLVTFPESDTPPPITEKPSLLSSNTAVVGANAASNELKYSAARVTSASSTRVVADGYSASRSASNSTKMRRVQHGELQYAERSAASASHRLLQAEGLTAEQNAASLQEQRSLKAGELTAQEANNMSATSSRLQTEAFSAEKMSMASAQARQTVTSSGMFSHKEHSSVAHSNMTISSKNLSTKSTLHTSSQMSQLLNGTIKPGDEDLTNLTFEDLDKLNSNSNQKDVEMAIQKYSSRMNAFITSIKNNQIEMKNASVHFKKLNDMLRRAWAVPTYGHELGYSLCNTLRESGGLDILMANCLEYNNPELQFSSAKLLEQCLTTENRAHVVENGLEKVVNVACSCSKHANSVDHSRTGTGILEHLFKHSESTCGDVIKLGGLDAVLFECRKNDVETLRHCATALANLSLYGGAENQEAMIKRKVPMWLFPLAFHNDDNIKYYACLAIAVLVANKEIEAAVLKSGTLNLVEPFVTSHNPSEFAKSNLAHAHGQSKNWLKRLVPVLSSKREEARNLAAFHFCMEAGIKKQQGNTEIFREIGAIESLKKVASCPNAVASKYAAQALRLVGEEVPHKLSQQVPLWSIEDVREWVKQIGFSEYATNFYESKVDGDLLLQITEENLKEDIGLQNGIRRKRFTRELQQLKKMADYTSRDTSSLNDFLQGIGPEYTIYTYSMLNAGVDKESIRGLSDEQLENECRIVNSIHRLRILNAIKEYENSLPSKGEENMEKNLDVFVSYRRSNGSQLASLLKVHLQLRGFTVFIDVERLEAGKFDNNLLQSIRQAKHFLLVLTPNALDRCKTDSDRKDWVHRETVAALQSQCNIVPIIDNFEWPKAEELPEDMRAVCHFNGVRWIHDYQDACVDKLESFLRGKSNIANRLDGPLRGRGDTQTPGTATIGRGPPNYQRMASCESRGSDKAD; encoded by the exons GTACGTTCGGAGGAGTCCCTTCTTGCTCCAGAAACGACAACAAATAGTGCACGATGG ATTCCAGAGTTTTCTCTGGATGGGAACAGCAGTGTGAAACAGAACGGCAGCGCCAAAGACCTGGCTTCCGTGATGGAGAACCTGAAGAAAAGCAGCCTGGTTTCGCGCCAGAACCAATCGCTCAATGCTCAGGTCACCAGCTCTTCCTCACAACAG ATGGTATCCAGCACGACTTCAAGCAGTGCGTCATCGAGCCAAAGGCTGCAAAGCTCATCGCAACGACTGGCGCACATGGCCACAACCGAGAGAAAAGCAAGTTCTATGAAGTCTGATTTAACTGAACTCAAAAGTTCTATTTCTGAAATGAAGAACCTTAGCAACTCCGCAGCGAAAAATTTCGGCCAAAG ATTTAGAAGTTCAATGGAGAACATAGTCGATCAAGATGATATGGGGGACCGGAATTTGCCCGTCATTCGAGATCTGAGTGAAATGGACGACATGGGTGATATGAGTGACATGGGTGAACTCTCAGGCGAAGGCCCATTAGTCACATTCCCAGAATCAGACACACCACCACCAATAACAGAAAAACCATCATTGTTATCCAGCAACACTGCGGTTGTTGGGGCTAATGCAGCTAGCAATGAGCTCAAATATAGTGCAGCACGGGTAACATCCGCAAGCTCAACCCGGGTCGTCGCCGATGGATACAGTGCTTCAAGATCTGCGTCTAACAGTACAAAAATGCGTCGAGTGCAGCATGGGGAATTACAATACGCCGAACGTAGCGCAGCGAGTGCATCTCACAGATTACTGCAAGCCGAGGGTCTTACCGCAGAACAAAATGCAGCATCGCTTCAA GAGCAACGTTCGTTGAAAGCCGGTGAACTAACAGCACAAGAGGCAAATAACATGTCAGCTACAAGTTCAAGACTACAGACAGAAGCCTTCAGCGCCGAGAAGATGTCTATGGCTTCTGCTCAAGCTCGTCAGACAGTTACCTCCAGCGGAATGTTTAGTCACAAGGAGCACTCCAGTGTTGCTCACTCCAATATGACGATCTCCAGTAAAAACCTATCAACCAAATCCACTCTTCACACCAGCTCCCAA atgaGTCAATTATTAAATGGAACAATAAAGCCAGGTGACGAAGATCTTACAAATTTAACGTTCGAAGATTTGGACAAGCTTAACAGcaattcaaatcaaaaagaTGTAGAAATGgccatacaaaaatattcatcaagaATGAATGCATTTATTAcgtcgataaaaaataatcaaatagaaatgaaaaatgCATCAGTTCATTTCAAGAAACTGAATGACATGTTACGAAGAGCATGGGCGGTGCCAACGTACGGCCATGAACTCGGGTATTCTCTGTGTAACACACTAAGAGAATCTGGTGGGCTTGACATACTAATGGCCAATTGTTTAGAGTATAATAACCCGGAATTACAGTTCTCTTCAGCAAAACTGCTTGAACAATGTCTCACAACTGAAAACAGAGCTCATGTTGTAGAAAACGGTCTTGAAAAAGTAGTCAATGTCGCCTGTTCTTGTTCAAAACATGCTAATTCAGTTGATCATTCAAGAACAGGTACCGGAATACTGGAACACCTATTCAAACACAGTGAAAGCACATGCGGTGACGTCATTAAATTGGGAGGTTTAGACGCAGTCTTGTTTGAATGCAGGAAAAATGATGTGGAAACACTAAGGCACTGCGCAACTGCACTTGCTAATTTATCCTTGTATGGTGGAGCTGAAAACCAAGAAGCGATGATTAAAAGGAAAGTACCGATGTGGCTCTTCCCATTAGCTTTTCACAACGATGACAACATCAAGTACTATGCCTGTTTAGCCATTGCAGTTTTAGTTGCTAACAAAGAAATAGAGGCGGCAGTTCTTAAATCAGGCACATTGAATTTAGTAGAACCATTCGTAACCTCGCACAATCCGTCAGAATTTGCCAAATCAAATCTTGCACACGCCCATGGTCAGAGTAAAAACTGGTTAAAAAGATTAGTGCCAGTATTAAGTTCCAAAAGAGAAGAAGCGAGAAATTTAGCAGCTTTCCACTTTTGCATGGAGGCTGGAATAAAGAAGCAACAAGGAAACACGGAAATATTTCGAGAAATTGGAGCTATTGAATCATTGAAAAAAGTAGCTAGCTGTCCGAATGCAGTCGCTTCTAAATATGCAGCACAAGCCTTACGGCTAGTTGGCGAGGAAGTGCCTCATAAGTTATCTCAACAAGTTCCTTTATGGTCTATTGAAGACGTAAGAGAGTGGGTAAAGCAAATAGGTTTCTCAGAATATGCCACAAACTTTTATGAAAGTAAAGTTGATGGAGATTTGTTACTACAGATAACTGAAGAAAATCTTAAGGAGGACATTGGTCTGCAAAATGGAATCAGACGGAAAag ATTCACGAGAGAACTTCAACAACTCAAGAAAATGGCTGACTACACTTCAAGAGACACAAGTAGTCTTAATGATTTTCTGCAAGGCATCGGTCCCGAATACACTATTTATACATATTCCATGTTAAACGCTGGCGTTGACAAGGAATCTATTCGGGGACTAAGTGATGAACAACTGGAAAACGAATGTCGCATTGTCAATAGTATACATAGATTAAGAATTTTGAATGCAATTAAAG aataCGAAAACAGTTTACCAAGCAAAGGCGAAGAAAACATGGAGAAAAATTTGGATGTTTTCGTTAGCTACCGAAGATCTAACGGTTCGCAGTTGGCAAGTTTGCTCAAAGTCCATCTTCAACTCCGAGGATTTACAGTGTTCATAGACGTTGAGCGACTGGAAGCTGGCAAGTTTGACAACAATCTGCTGCAGAGCATAAGGCAGGCGAAACACTTCTTGCTCGTTCTTACCCCAAATGCACTCGACAGGTGTAAAACAGACAGCGATAGAAAAGACTGGGTTCACAGG gagACAGTAGCAGCCTTACAGTCACAGTGCAATATTGTACCAATTATCGATAACTTCGAATGGcctaaagctgaagagcttccAGAGGACATGAGAGCAGTTTGTCATTTCAATGGAGTCCGGTGGATTCATGATTACCAAGATGCATGTGTTGATAAATTAGAAAG TTTCCTCCGAGGAAAGTCAAATATCGCCAATCGCCTTGACGGTCCACTGAGAGGCCGCGGTGACACGCAAACACCTGGAACCGCCACTATCGGACGAGGACCACCGAACTACCAACGCATGGCTTCCTGCGAAAGCCGAGGGAGCGATAAAGCAGATTGA